From Labrus bergylta chromosome 22, fLabBer1.1, whole genome shotgun sequence, one genomic window encodes:
- the LOC109981651 gene encoding probable serine/threonine-protein kinase irlA isoform X1, whose amino-acid sequence MNVLMQLQLQPPPTETHPIIECINDNDLEELKELLQDNSIDQVYPCKECNDYITPLIAAVINYKTDICTYLLQRGANPDVASQNGFTPLHYVSLSKAPFLFVKKLLEKKANPNGCNLQQITPLHTAAIEDREDVIKELIDAGAQVTLLPIIYPESSTHNKQLSQMIHGLASKGHHLVKEIGHFVDMELALQKNPPEEVFKTFDSHMLLEHLQTHLTMIETLFNVSGPNMEKYRQGSIKWLKDTGSVDTYIAGVVKRLPNILQGNTLQAIFCLYAVLCTVEEITNEQACTMIHQLLEQLGSENRPESYVVFILQTLYVITQKTEGKHGWEPEFIVKFCRTIVPFVHEKHATETRAFTYGIFGNLVLVKDAVSFITSAGITSVPDDVLTSADMKMLKDLKEVLRRLNNHLSKLNSESEDLPGSKKKKKKKKKKKKEEEEKQGAPNDAEVHTTANEGAAAERHHVNTTVTSIKDRWLPVSERWKEKFEKLLSSDGSEIIRIGSMIYVNKEEFRIAKGSEGTEVFLGFRDDGTEVAIKKMLISNYRVLKNEEVFLRHPKLDHPFIVRYIDFAEDKNFGYLGLQLCEDTLEEYINDNKEGGLEMKKRLVSQFLESLWVLHCQNSPILHRDLKPQNVFIDVNGRVRLADFGICRRLPKGQTTYRTSAAGTKCWKAKETLAEDTDIPYKSNTDVQVAGMLIYYILSGGHHPFGDISFECEYNIHKGKYTLDHVQDVVAKDLIERMINQEPKERPKVEKCLSHPFFWDPDKRVDYLKMVGNIDEVKHYKKADPELISSLEKHAGEGSYKQWKHRFPEELVQRVEGKKKPYSEDILGLLRFIRNLHEHYEEDAAKLDLLSMFPDLIVGVYKSAKSQGWNKKPSLKRFFRTEEFPRDNITSRSAAPPTNPDQHVSCPIQETQQGSTKPS is encoded by the exons ATGAATGTCCTCATGCAGCTGCAATTGCAGCCCCCTCCAACAGAAACACATCCTATAATAGAGTGTATTAATGataacgatcttgaggagctgAAAGAATTACTTCAGGACAACAGCATTGATCAAGTTTATCCATGCAAAGAGTGCAATGACTATATAACACCACTGATTGCTGCTGTTATTAACTACAAGACGGACATTTGTACTTACCTTTTGCAGAGGGGTGCAAACCCAGATGTTGCTTCCCAAAATGGCTTTACACCTTTGCATTATGTCTCACTATCAAAAGCACCAtttctttttgtgaaaaaattgctggaaaaaaaagctaatcCAAATGGATGCAATCTACAACAAATCACACCACTGCATACTGCAGCCATCGAAGACAGGGAAGATGTCATAAAAGAGCTCATTGATGCTGGTGCACAGGTAACATTGTTACCAATCATTTATCCTGAAAGTAGCACTCACAATAAACAACTATCACAGATGATTCACGGCCTTGCATCAAAAGGACATCATTTAGTCAAAGAAATTGGTCATTTTGTGGATATGGAACTTGCTTTGCAAAAGAATCCGCCTGAAGAAGTGTTCAAAACCTTTGACAGTCACATGCTGCTGGAGCATCTTCAAACCCATCTGACCATGATTGAGACACTTTTTAATGTAagtggaccaaatatggaaaaGTACCGCCAGGGAAGTATCAAATGGCTGAAGGACACTGGAAGTGTGGACACCTACATTGCAGGTGTAGTCAAGCGCCTTCCAAACATTTTGCAGGGTAATACACTTCAAgctattttttgtttgtatgcagTTTTGTGTACTGTTGAAGAGATAACAAATGAGCAAGCATGTACCATGATCCACCAACTACTGGAGCAGCTTGGCTCAGAAAACAGACCTGAAagttatgttgtgtttattttgcaaaCACTTTATGTgataacacagaaaacagaaggCAAACACGGCTGGGAGCCCGAGTTTATTGTGAAGTTTTGTAGAACAATAGTTCCCTTTGTGCATGAAAAACATGCCACTGAAACGAGAGCCTTCACATACGGCATATTTGGAAACTTGGTCCTAGTCAAAGATGCAGTTAGCTTCATAACATCAGCAGGGATAACTTCAGTGCCTGATGACGTACTGACATCTGCAGACATGAAAATGCTTAAAGATCTTAAAGAAGTGCTCAGACGATTGAATAATCATCTGAGCAAATTAAACTCAGAAAGTGAAGACTTACCTGGatccaagaaaaagaagaagaagaagaagaagaaaaagaaggaagaagaagaaaagcaaggAGCCCCAAATGATGCTGAAGTTCACACCACTGCAAATGAAGGAGCAGCAGCTGAGCGACACCACGTCAACACCACTGTTACATCAATAAAAGACAGATGGCTTCCAGTCAGTgagagatggaaagaaaaatTTGAGAAGCTCTTGAGCTCTGATGGAAGTGAAATAATCAGAATTGGGAGCATGATATATGTGAATAAAGAAGAATTTCGCATAGCAAAGGGAAGTGAGGGTACAGAAGTCTTCTTGGGGTTCAGAGATGATGGCACTGAAGTTGCTATCAAAAAAATGCTTATAAGCAACTATCGTGTGCTGAAGAATGAGGAAGTATTTCTACGACATCCAAAGCTTGATCATCCATTTATCGTACGATACATTGACTTTGCAGAGGATAAAAACTTTGGATATCTTGGTCTTCAACTTTGTGAAGACACCCTGGAAGAATACatcaatgacaataaagagggTGGTCTGGAGATGAAGAAGAGACTTGTCTCTCAGTTCCTCGAAAGTTTATGGGTGCTTCATTGTCAAAACTCTCCAATACTCCACCGGGATCTCAAACCACAGAATGTTTTTATTG ACGTTAATGGGAGGGTAAGATTAGCTGATTTTGGCATCTGTAGACGGTTACCCAAAGGCCAAACAACTTACCGCACAAGTGCTGCTGGAACAAAGTGCTGGAAGGCCAAGGAGACCTTAGCAGAAGACACTGACATACCATACAAGTCCAACACTGATGTCCAG GTGGCAGGGATGCTGATATATTATATCCTCTCTGGGGGACACCATCCTTTTGGCGACATATCCTTTGAGTGTGAGTACAACATTCATAAGGGGAAGTACACGTTGGACCATGTTCAAGATGTGGTGGCAAAGGATCTCATTGAGCGGATGATCAACCAAGAGCCAAAGGAGAGACCTAAAGTTGAAAAATGCTTGAGTCATCCTTTCTTTTGGGACCCAGACAA GAGAGTAGACTATTTGAAAATGGTTGGAAACATCGATGAAGTGAAACACTACAAAAAAGCTGATCCAGAATTAATTTCTTCACTGGAAAAACATGCTGGAGAGGGATCCTACAAACAGTGGAAACATCGG tttCCAGAAGAGCTGGTCCAGAGAGTGGAGGGTAAGAAGAAACCCTACTCTGAAGATATTCTGGGACTGCTGCGCTTTATTCGGAACCTCCATGAGCACTA TGAAGAGGATGCCGCCAAACTTGATCTGCTGTCGATGTTTCCTGATCTAATTGTAGGTGTTTATAAATCTGCAAAAAGCCAAGGGTGGAACAAAAAACCTTCCCTTAAAAGATTCTTTAGAACAGAAGAGTTTCCCAGAGACAACATCACCAGCAGATCTGCAGCGCCACCCACAAATCCTGATCAACATGTCAGTTGCCCAATTCAAGAAACTCAACAAGGATCCACAAAGCCATCTTAA